In one window of Pseudomonas sp. IAC-BECa141 DNA:
- a CDS encoding ester cyclase — protein MSHFASSRRFSLATLGLSVALLSSPFAFAESALIEPRTLIVDQSLPKAQRDAMELAARRYGSFWNTGEEALATAALSPQFVDKTPPEGRVQGPTGPLLASKFFRTAVPDLSCEIEQMIVAGDRVVVHLHFRGHFTGTFKALKGQGQRVDFRATDIYQIDNGRIAANWHIEDNISLMAQLQAQPPAS, from the coding sequence ATGTCGCACTTCGCCTCTTCCCGTCGTTTCAGCCTGGCCACGTTGGGCCTGTCGGTTGCCTTGCTGTCCAGCCCGTTTGCCTTTGCCGAGTCTGCCTTGATCGAACCCCGGACCCTGATCGTCGATCAGAGCCTGCCCAAGGCGCAGCGTGATGCGATGGAACTGGCGGCACGGCGTTACGGCAGTTTCTGGAACACCGGCGAAGAGGCGCTGGCCACTGCGGCCCTGTCGCCGCAGTTTGTCGACAAGACCCCGCCGGAAGGCCGGGTGCAGGGGCCGACCGGGCCACTGCTGGCATCGAAGTTCTTTCGCACGGCGGTGCCGGACTTGAGTTGCGAGATCGAGCAAATGATCGTCGCCGGGGATCGCGTGGTGGTGCATCTGCACTTTCGCGGGCATTTCACCGGCACGTTCAAGGCTCTCAAAGGGCAGGGCCAGCGTGTAGACTTCCGGGCTACCGATATCTATCAGATCGACAACGGTCGCATCGCGGCCAATTGGCATATCGAAGACAACATCAGCCTGATGGCGCAACTGCAAGCGCAGCCGCCGGCCAGCTGA
- the norR gene encoding nitric oxide reductase transcriptional regulator NorR, whose product MSAKSLLTALLPLVSDLSRELPEGERYRRLLEAMRALLPCDAAALLRLDGEWLVPLAVDGLSTDTLGRRFKVSEHPRFEVLLAGEGPTRFAADSDLPDPYDGLVDGLDDHLEVHDCLGCPLFVDEKLWGLITLDALDPERFEPIELDALQAFASLASATVNAAERIERLAIRAEDEHQRAEVYRQASGQQNREMIGQSKAHKRLVEEINLVGGSDLTVLITGETGVGKELVAQAIHAASKRADKPIISLNCAALPDTLVESELFGHVRGAFTGATSDRRGKFELANGGTLFLDEVGELSLTVQAKLLRVLQSGQLQRLGSDKEHQVDVRLIAATNRDLAEEVRSGRYRADFYHRLSVYPLRVPALRDRGRDVLLLSGYFLEQNRSRMGLNSLRLNSDAQEALLAYTWPGNVRELEHLIGRSALKALGNCKVRPKILSLSAMDLDLPREIVDNSPAPSEATATAPLISGDLRAATEQYQRQLISAALERNQDNWASAARELGLDRANLGRLAKRLGMK is encoded by the coding sequence ATGTCCGCCAAATCATTGCTCACCGCCCTGCTCCCACTGGTCTCCGACCTGTCCCGCGAACTGCCCGAAGGCGAGCGCTACCGACGCCTGCTCGAAGCCATGCGCGCCCTGCTGCCGTGCGACGCTGCGGCCCTGCTGCGTCTCGACGGTGAATGGCTGGTGCCGCTGGCGGTGGACGGTTTGAGTACCGATACCCTCGGCCGCCGCTTCAAGGTCAGCGAACATCCGCGTTTTGAAGTGCTGCTGGCCGGCGAAGGGCCCACCCGCTTCGCCGCCGACAGCGATCTGCCCGATCCGTATGACGGACTGGTCGACGGCCTCGACGATCACCTCGAAGTTCACGATTGCCTCGGTTGCCCGTTGTTCGTCGATGAAAAACTCTGGGGGCTGATCACCCTCGACGCCCTCGATCCCGAACGTTTCGAACCGATCGAACTCGACGCCCTGCAAGCCTTCGCCAGCCTCGCCTCGGCCACGGTCAATGCCGCCGAACGCATTGAGCGCCTGGCGATTCGTGCCGAGGACGAACACCAGCGCGCCGAGGTCTATCGCCAGGCCAGCGGCCAGCAGAACCGCGAAATGATTGGCCAGAGCAAGGCGCATAAACGGCTGGTGGAAGAAATCAATCTGGTCGGTGGCAGCGACCTGACCGTGCTGATCACCGGCGAAACCGGGGTCGGCAAAGAGCTGGTGGCCCAGGCGATCCACGCCGCTTCCAAGCGCGCCGACAAACCGATCATCAGCCTCAATTGCGCAGCCCTGCCGGACACGCTGGTGGAAAGCGAACTGTTCGGCCATGTGCGCGGCGCCTTTACCGGCGCCACCAGCGACCGACGCGGCAAGTTCGAACTGGCCAACGGCGGCACGCTGTTTCTGGATGAAGTCGGCGAGTTGTCGCTGACCGTCCAGGCCAAGCTGTTGCGGGTGTTGCAGAGCGGCCAGTTGCAACGTCTGGGTTCGGACAAGGAGCATCAGGTCGATGTGCGCCTGATCGCCGCGACCAACCGCGACCTGGCCGAAGAAGTGCGCAGCGGCCGCTACCGCGCCGACTTCTACCATCGCCTCAGCGTCTACCCGTTGCGGGTGCCGGCACTGCGTGACCGGGGGCGCGACGTGTTGCTGCTCAGCGGCTATTTCCTGGAGCAGAACCGCTCGCGCATGGGCCTTAACAGCCTGCGCCTGAACAGCGACGCCCAGGAAGCGCTGCTGGCCTACACCTGGCCGGGCAATGTGCGGGAACTGGAGCATTTGATCGGACGCAGCGCACTGAAGGCGCTGGGTAACTGCAAGGTGCGGCCGAAGATCCTCAGCTTGAGCGCGATGGATCTCGATCTGCCGCGCGAGATTGTGGATAACTCGCCGGCGCCGTCTGAAGCGACTGCCACTGCGCCATTGATCAGCGGTGACCTGCGTGCAGCCACCGAGCAGTATCAGCGGCAGTTGATCAGTGCAGCGCTTGAGCGCAATCAGGACAACTGGGCCAGCGCCGCCCGCGAACTGGGGCTGGACCGGGCGAACCTGGGGCGGCTGGCCAAGCGGTTGGGGATGAAATAA
- a CDS encoding GNAT family N-acetyltransferase — protein MNKDISIRDLLPTEVEAARQFLERHGWGHRTGTAEHFAQLIQNSQRTAVALSGQQIVGFARGLTDGLSNGYLSMVVVDGQHRRAGIGRALVEHVMGDNTDITWVLRAGREGAEAFFASLGFETSVIAMERLRLK, from the coding sequence ATGAACAAAGACATTTCAATACGCGACCTCCTGCCCACGGAAGTGGAGGCGGCAAGGCAGTTTCTCGAGCGGCACGGCTGGGGCCACCGCACCGGCACCGCCGAGCATTTCGCCCAGCTCATCCAGAACTCCCAACGCACCGCCGTTGCATTGAGCGGCCAGCAGATTGTCGGTTTCGCCCGAGGCCTCACCGATGGTTTGTCCAACGGTTACCTGTCGATGGTAGTGGTCGACGGGCAACATCGGCGCGCGGGCATCGGGCGGGCGCTGGTTGAACATGTGATGGGCGACAACACCGACATCACCTGGGTCCTGCGTGCCGGGCGCGAAGGTGCGGAGGCATTTTTTGCCAGCCTGGGGTTTGAAACATCGGTGATCGCAATGGAGCGTTTGCGGTTGAAATAG
- a CDS encoding LysR family transcriptional regulator produces MDLFQSMSVYVKVVESGSMTAAALQCEMSTTMVGNHLRALEQRLGVQLLQRTTRRQRLTEFGSVYYQRCLEVLGLVADSERLAEQTLDEPRGILRVTAPLTFGVERLAPALSEFSLQCPQVKLDVILTNRRPDLLESGLDVAFRLGHFDQSNLIARPLIDYTLTVCASPEYVARRGMPLTPEELRQHDCLSFAYPAGDDWQSVEKQWRLSGPDGEIMVDVKGPMLINSSAGLHQAARTGMGIVMLPDALVEQDLRDGRLVVVMPDYQPPNRPMHLLYAPDRYRLPKLRRFVEFAMQMWGRP; encoded by the coding sequence ATGGATCTGTTCCAGTCGATGAGCGTGTACGTCAAGGTTGTGGAGTCCGGAAGCATGACGGCGGCCGCGCTGCAGTGCGAAATGTCCACGACCATGGTGGGCAACCACCTGCGGGCGCTGGAGCAACGGCTCGGTGTGCAACTGTTGCAACGCACCACCCGCCGCCAGCGGCTGACCGAATTCGGCAGCGTTTACTACCAGCGCTGTCTGGAAGTGCTCGGTCTGGTCGCCGACTCCGAACGGCTCGCCGAGCAGACGCTGGATGAACCGCGCGGCATTCTGCGGGTTACTGCGCCGCTGACCTTTGGCGTTGAACGTCTGGCCCCGGCGCTCAGTGAGTTTTCCCTGCAATGTCCGCAGGTCAAACTCGACGTGATCCTGACCAACCGTCGCCCGGACCTGCTGGAAAGCGGTCTCGACGTGGCCTTCCGACTGGGCCACTTCGACCAGTCCAACCTGATCGCCCGCCCCCTGATCGACTACACCCTGACCGTCTGCGCCTCCCCGGAATACGTGGCCCGACGCGGCATGCCGCTCACGCCTGAAGAGCTGCGTCAGCACGACTGCCTGTCCTTCGCCTACCCCGCCGGCGATGACTGGCAATCGGTGGAAAAACAGTGGCGCCTCAGCGGTCCGGACGGAGAAATCATGGTCGACGTCAAAGGCCCGATGCTGATCAACAGCTCCGCCGGCCTGCATCAGGCCGCGCGCACCGGCATGGGCATCGTGATGCTGCCGGACGCGCTGGTGGAGCAGGACCTGCGCGACGGCCGACTGGTCGTCGTGATGCCGGACTACCAGCCGCCAAACCGCCCGATGCATCTGCTCTACGCGCCGGATCGCTACCGGCTGCCGAAACTGCGTCGCTTCGTCGAGTTCGCCATGCAGATGTGGGGCAGACCGTAA
- a CDS encoding cytochrome o ubiquinol oxidase subunit III, which yields MSNLVTNAGHAHGHDHGHDDHHHDSGEMTVYGFWLYLMTDCILFASIFAVYAVLVNNVAGGPSGHDIFELPYVLGETALLLFSSITYGFAMLALYKGKKQQVLGWLFMTFLLGAGFIAMEINEFHLLISEGFGPSRSGFLSAFFTLVGTHGLHVSAGLIWMGIMMYQVNKHGLTATNKTRLSCLSLFWHFLDVVWICVFTVVYLMGTL from the coding sequence ATGTCGAACTTAGTGACCAATGCTGGACACGCCCATGGTCATGACCATGGGCACGATGACCATCACCACGACTCGGGCGAGATGACCGTATACGGTTTCTGGCTCTACCTGATGACCGACTGCATTCTGTTTGCGTCGATCTTCGCGGTGTACGCGGTACTGGTAAACAACGTCGCCGGTGGCCCGTCGGGCCACGACATCTTCGAACTGCCATACGTGCTGGGCGAAACCGCTCTGCTGTTGTTCAGTTCGATCACCTACGGCTTCGCCATGCTGGCGTTGTACAAGGGTAAGAAGCAGCAGGTTCTGGGCTGGTTGTTCATGACCTTCCTGCTCGGCGCAGGCTTCATCGCCATGGAGATCAACGAGTTCCACCTGCTGATCTCCGAGGGCTTCGGTCCTAGCCGTTCGGGCTTCCTGTCGGCGTTCTTCACGCTGGTCGGTACCCACGGTCTGCACGTGTCCGCCGGTCTGATCTGGATGGGCATCATGATGTACCAGGTCAACAAGCACGGCCTGACGGCGACCAACAAGACCCGTCTGAGCTGCCTGAGCCTGTTCTGGCACTTCCTGGACGTGGTGTGGATCTGCGTATTCACCGTTGTTTACCTGATGGGGACCCTGTAA
- a CDS encoding RidA family protein, producing MTERMTCDERFIALAKELNYDINGENTVGGNYAPLVRHRDELYISGMVPRTEGKIQYPGRVGLELTLKDAQAAASISAMRCLAFIVDAVGSLDKVRALLRVTVYVKSTPDFVDLSEVANGASDVFSYVLGDVGRHTRTTVGVYQLPKNAAIEVDMIAAVHPSA from the coding sequence ATGACTGAGAGGATGACCTGCGACGAGCGCTTCATTGCCCTTGCAAAAGAGCTGAATTACGACATCAATGGCGAGAACACGGTGGGCGGCAATTACGCGCCGCTGGTGCGTCATCGCGATGAGCTGTACATCAGTGGCATGGTGCCGCGCACCGAGGGCAAGATTCAGTATCCCGGCCGGGTCGGGCTGGAGCTGACGCTCAAGGATGCGCAAGCCGCCGCGAGCATCAGCGCCATGCGTTGCCTGGCGTTCATCGTCGATGCAGTCGGTTCGCTGGACAAGGTCAGGGCGTTGTTGCGGGTCACGGTGTACGTGAAGTCCACGCCGGATTTCGTTGACCTCAGCGAAGTCGCCAACGGCGCTTCGGATGTATTCAGTTATGTGTTGGGCGATGTCGGGCGTCACACTCGCACCACCGTCGGCGTTTATCAGTTGCCGAAGAATGCAGCCATCGAAGTCGACATGATTGCCGCCGTGCACCCATCGGCATAA
- the cyoB gene encoding cytochrome o ubiquinol oxidase subunit I — protein sequence MFGKLSWEAIPFHEPIVMVTISMIALGGLALFAAITYFKKWTYLWTEWLTSVDHKKIGVMYIIVAMVMLLRGFADAIMMRTQLAMATEGSPGYLPPEHYDQIFTAHGVIMIIFMAMPFFTGLMNLAVPLQIGARDVAFPFLNSLSFWLLVSGVVLINLSLGVGEFAKTGWVAYPPLSGLQYSPGVGMDYYIWALQLSGLGTTLTGVNFLATVLKMRTPGMKLMDMPIFTWTCTWANVLIVASFPILTATLALLTLDRYMDFHIFTNELGGNPMMYVNLFWAWGHPEVYILILPAFGIFSEVISAFTGKKLFGHHSMIYASGAISVLGFMVWLHHFFTMGSGASVNAFFGLATMLISIPTGVKLFNWLFTIYQGRLRFTSQVLWTLGFMVTFAIGGMTGVLLAIPGADFVLHNSLFVIAHFHNVIIGGAVFGYIAGFGFYFPKAFGFKLHEGWGKAAFWFWISGFFVAFMPLYALGFMGMTRRLNATTNPEWVPYLYVAMFGAILIAVGIACQLIQLYVSVRDRNKPENMCEHGDPWNAHTLEWSTSSPPPFYNFAVLPKADCIDPFTEAKENGTAYKAPAKYEPIHMPNNTATGVVMGALLTVFGFAMIWHIWWLAIASLAGTVIYFVIHAARDDQGYMVPVDVIERIEAEQHKRLVAAGKIPASATRVETKLEQA from the coding sequence ATGTTTGGTAAATTAAGTTGGGAAGCGATCCCTTTCCACGAGCCGATCGTGATGGTCACCATCTCGATGATCGCGCTCGGTGGTCTGGCGTTGTTCGCTGCAATCACCTACTTCAAGAAGTGGACTTACCTGTGGACCGAGTGGCTGACGTCGGTCGACCACAAGAAAATCGGCGTGATGTACATCATCGTCGCCATGGTCATGCTGCTGCGCGGCTTTGCCGACGCCATCATGATGCGTACCCAGCTGGCCATGGCCACCGAGGGTTCGCCTGGCTACCTGCCACCTGAACACTATGACCAGATCTTCACCGCTCACGGTGTGATCATGATCATCTTCATGGCGATGCCATTCTTCACCGGCCTGATGAACCTTGCAGTGCCGCTGCAGATCGGCGCGCGTGACGTTGCGTTCCCGTTCCTGAACTCCCTGAGCTTCTGGCTGCTGGTGTCCGGCGTCGTGCTGATCAACCTGTCCCTGGGCGTCGGCGAATTCGCCAAGACCGGCTGGGTTGCCTATCCACCGCTGTCGGGTCTGCAATACAGCCCTGGCGTGGGGATGGACTACTACATCTGGGCGCTACAGCTATCGGGTCTGGGTACAACGTTAACCGGGGTTAACTTCCTGGCGACCGTGCTGAAAATGCGTACCCCGGGCATGAAGCTGATGGACATGCCGATCTTCACCTGGACCTGCACCTGGGCAAACGTTCTGATCGTGGCTTCGTTCCCGATCCTGACCGCTACCCTGGCACTGCTGACCCTTGACCGTTACATGGATTTCCACATTTTCACCAATGAACTTGGTGGCAATCCAATGATGTACGTCAACCTGTTCTGGGCGTGGGGCCACCCTGAGGTTTACATCCTGATCCTGCCGGCGTTCGGCATTTTCTCGGAAGTCATCTCGGCCTTCACCGGCAAGAAACTGTTCGGCCACCACTCGATGATCTACGCCTCGGGCGCGATCTCGGTACTGGGCTTCATGGTTTGGCTGCACCACTTCTTCACCATGGGTTCGGGTGCCAGCGTCAACGCCTTCTTCGGTCTGGCGACGATGCTGATTTCCATCCCGACGGGTGTGAAACTGTTCAACTGGCTGTTCACCATCTACCAGGGCCGTCTGCGCTTCACCAGTCAGGTTCTGTGGACCCTGGGCTTCATGGTGACCTTCGCCATCGGCGGCATGACCGGCGTACTGCTGGCCATCCCGGGTGCTGACTTCGTTCTGCACAACAGCCTGTTCGTGATCGCTCACTTCCACAACGTGATCATCGGCGGCGCGGTATTCGGCTACATCGCAGGCTTCGGCTTCTACTTCCCGAAAGCGTTCGGCTTCAAGCTGCACGAAGGCTGGGGTAAAGCAGCGTTCTGGTTCTGGATCTCGGGCTTCTTCGTCGCGTTCATGCCGCTCTACGCTCTGGGCTTCATGGGCATGACCCGTCGTCTGAACGCCACCACCAACCCTGAGTGGGTACCGTACCTGTACGTTGCCATGTTCGGTGCGATCCTGATCGCTGTGGGTATCGCTTGCCAGCTGATCCAGCTGTACGTGTCGGTACGTGACCGCAACAAGCCGGAAAACATGTGCGAACACGGTGACCCGTGGAATGCCCATACCCTGGAATGGTCGACCTCGTCGCCACCTCCGTTCTACAACTTCGCTGTACTGCCAAAAGCAGACTGCATCGATCCGTTCACCGAGGCCAAGGAAAACGGTACCGCGTACAAGGCTCCGGCCAAGTACGAACCGATCCACATGCCGAACAACACCGCCACTGGCGTGGTAATGGGCGCACTGCTGACCGTGTTCGGTTTCGCGATGATCTGGCACATCTGGTGGTTGGCGATCGCCAGCCTGGCCGGCACTGTCATCTACTTCGTGATCCACGCAGCACGTGACGATCAGGGCTACATGGTGCCGGTCGATGTGATCGAGCGCATCGAAGCCGAGCAGCACAAGCGTCTGGTAGCGGCCGGGAAGATCCCTGCTTCCGCAACCCGTGTTGAAACCAAGTTGGAACAGGCTTAA
- the hmpA gene encoding NO-inducible flavohemoprotein: MLSVQDRAIVKSTVPLLESGGEALITHFYRMMLSEYPQVRPLFNQAHQASGDQPRALANGVLMYARHIDQLDQLGDLVAKIINKHVALQILPEHYPIVGACLLRAISEVLGEEIATPQVMSAWGAAYGQLAEILIGAETAIYDQKEQAVGGWRGAREFIVAAKVEESAEITSFYFEPADKGPILAAEPGQYIGMKLMLDGEEIRRNYSLSALANKGQYRISVKREPGGRASNYLHDQLHVGSSIQLFPPSGEFTLTASDKPLVLISGGVGITPTLAMLEAALETERPVYFIHSARNGSVHAFRDWIDGLAARHPQLKRFYCYAEDDGVSPAADKVGLLSEEQLGEWLPAERDVDAYFLGPKGFMGAIKRHLKALGVPEKQSRYEFFGPAAALE, encoded by the coding sequence ATGCTTAGCGTCCAGGATCGTGCCATCGTCAAATCCACTGTGCCTCTGCTGGAAAGCGGCGGTGAAGCGCTGATCACCCATTTCTACCGCATGATGCTCTCCGAATACCCGCAAGTCCGCCCGCTGTTCAACCAGGCCCACCAGGCCAGCGGTGACCAGCCTCGCGCCTTGGCAAACGGCGTGTTGATGTACGCCCGTCACATCGATCAGCTCGACCAATTGGGCGATCTGGTGGCGAAGATCATCAACAAGCACGTGGCCCTGCAAATTCTGCCCGAACACTACCCGATCGTCGGCGCCTGCCTGCTGCGCGCGATCAGCGAAGTGCTCGGCGAAGAGATCGCCACCCCGCAAGTGATGAGCGCCTGGGGCGCGGCCTACGGTCAGTTGGCCGAGATCCTGATCGGCGCCGAAACCGCCATTTATGACCAGAAAGAGCAAGCCGTCGGCGGCTGGCGCGGGGCGCGGGAGTTCATCGTCGCAGCCAAGGTCGAAGAGAGTGCGGAAATCACTTCGTTCTACTTCGAGCCGGCGGACAAGGGCCCGATCCTGGCAGCCGAGCCCGGTCAGTACATCGGCATGAAGCTGATGCTCGACGGCGAAGAAATCCGCCGTAACTACTCGCTGTCGGCCCTGGCCAACAAAGGTCAGTACCGCATCAGCGTCAAGCGTGAACCGGGTGGCCGAGCTTCCAATTATTTGCACGATCAGTTGCATGTCGGTTCCAGCATCCAACTGTTCCCGCCATCGGGCGAGTTCACCCTGACTGCCAGCGACAAACCGTTGGTGCTGATCAGCGGCGGCGTCGGTATCACGCCGACGCTGGCGATGTTGGAAGCGGCACTGGAAACCGAGCGTCCGGTTTACTTCATCCACAGTGCCCGCAACGGCAGCGTGCATGCGTTCCGTGACTGGATCGACGGGCTCGCCGCGCGTCATCCGCAGCTCAAGCGCTTCTATTGCTACGCCGAAGATGACGGCGTGAGCCCGGCGGCGGACAAGGTCGGGTTGTTGAGCGAGGAGCAACTGGGCGAGTGGTTGCCGGCGGAGCGTGATGTGGACGCCTACTTCCTTGGGCCCAAAGGCTTCATGGGGGCGATCAAGCGTCATCTGAAGGCGCTGGGCGTGCCGGAGAAGCAGAGCCGGTATGAGTTCTTCGGGCCGGCTGCTGCTCTGGAATAA
- a CDS encoding disulfide bond formation protein B, whose protein sequence is MSEETIRLGRERRYLVLLGIICLALIGGALYMQIVLGEAPCPLCILQRYALLLIALFAFIGAAMRTRRSITVFEVLVVICAIAGAGVAGHHVYTQFYPAVSCGIDVLQPIVDDLPLAKIFPLGFQVDGFCSTPYPPILGLSLAQWALVAFVLVVILVPLLTSRNRKALR, encoded by the coding sequence ATGAGCGAGGAAACGATTCGATTGGGACGTGAACGGCGCTATCTGGTGTTGCTGGGCATCATCTGCCTGGCGCTGATCGGCGGCGCGCTGTACATGCAGATCGTGCTGGGCGAGGCACCGTGCCCGCTGTGCATCCTGCAGCGTTATGCGTTGCTGCTGATCGCGCTGTTCGCGTTCATCGGCGCGGCCATGCGTACCCGCCGCAGCATCACGGTGTTCGAGGTGCTGGTGGTGATTTGTGCCATCGCCGGGGCCGGTGTTGCCGGGCATCACGTGTACACCCAGTTTTATCCGGCGGTGAGTTGCGGCATCGATGTGTTGCAGCCGATCGTCGATGATCTGCCGCTGGCGAAGATCTTCCCGCTGGGCTTCCAGGTCGACGGTTTCTGTTCGACGCCGTACCCGCCGATCCTCGGCCTGTCGCTGGCGCAATGGGCGCTGGTGGCCTTCGTGCTGGTGGTGATTCTGGTGCCGCTGCTGACCTCGCGTAACCGAAAAGCACTGCGCTGA
- the cyoE gene encoding heme o synthase → MSLKHFIQITKPGIIFGNVLSVAGGFFLASKGHVDLAVFLAAMIGTSLVVASGCVFNNCIDRDIDLKMERTKNRVLVQGLISLKLALVYATVLGVAGVALLYKVANPLAALFAVIGFIIYVGFYSLYLKRKSVHGTLVGSLSGAMPPVIGYVAVTNSFDMAALTLLVMFSLWQMPHSYAIAIFRFNDYLAASIPVLPVKRGIQVAKKHILFYILAFLVATLMLTFSGYAGMSYLAVAAAMGMYWLYMAWTGYKAVDDTVWARKLFVFSIFTITALSVMMSLDFKVPTELLLTYAP, encoded by the coding sequence ATGTCGCTCAAGCACTTTATCCAAATCACCAAACCGGGGATCATTTTCGGTAACGTGCTTTCTGTGGCAGGCGGGTTCTTCCTGGCCTCGAAAGGGCATGTAGATCTGGCGGTGTTCCTGGCCGCCATGATCGGCACTTCCCTGGTCGTGGCCTCCGGTTGCGTGTTCAACAACTGCATCGACCGCGACATCGACCTGAAGATGGAACGCACCAAGAACCGGGTGCTGGTCCAGGGCTTGATCTCCCTGAAACTGGCCCTGGTCTATGCGACCGTCCTGGGTGTCGCCGGCGTTGCGTTGCTGTACAAGGTGGCCAACCCGTTGGCTGCATTGTTCGCCGTGATCGGCTTCATCATCTACGTCGGCTTCTACAGCCTGTACCTCAAGCGCAAGTCGGTTCACGGCACGCTGGTGGGCAGTCTGTCGGGCGCCATGCCGCCGGTGATCGGTTACGTGGCCGTGACCAACAGCTTCGACATGGCCGCGCTGACCCTGCTGGTGATGTTCAGTCTGTGGCAGATGCCGCATTCCTACGCCATCGCGATCTTCCGCTTCAATGATTACCTGGCCGCATCGATTCCGGTGCTGCCAGTGAAGCGCGGGATCCAGGTGGCCAAGAAGCACATCCTGTTCTACATCCTGGCCTTCCTCGTGGCGACCTTGATGCTGACCTTCAGCGGTTACGCCGGCATGAGCTACCTCGCCGTCGCCGCGGCCATGGGCATGTACTGGCTGTACATGGCCTGGACCGGCTACAAGGCGGTGGATGACACGGTCTGGGCACGCAAGCTGTTCGTGTTCTCGATCTTCACCATCACCGCGCTGAGCGTCATGATGTCCCTGGACTTCAAGGTGCCGACCGAGCTGCTGCTGACGTACGCGCCGTAA
- the cyoD gene encoding cytochrome o ubiquinol oxidase subunit IV — protein sequence MANAHSHDSHDAGHGSVKSYAIGFILSVILTVIPFGLVMYPTLPKSTTLAIVLLFAVIQVIVHLYYFLHLDRSIAQRNNVIAFVFTAIVIVLLVGLSLWIMFSIHTYMMAK from the coding sequence ATGGCTAATGCACACTCCCATGACAGCCATGATGCTGGCCACGGCAGCGTAAAGTCGTACGCCATCGGCTTCATCCTGTCGGTAATCCTGACCGTCATCCCGTTCGGCCTGGTGATGTACCCAACCCTGCCGAAGTCGACGACGCTGGCAATCGTCCTGCTGTTCGCCGTGATCCAGGTGATCGTTCACCTGTATTACTTCCTGCACCTGGACCGTTCCATCGCTCAACGTAACAACGTGATTGCGTTCGTCTTTACGGCCATCGTGATCGTGCTGCTGGTCGGTCTGTCGCTGTGGATCATGTTCAGCATCCACACCTACATGATGGCGAAGTGA
- the cyoA gene encoding ubiquinol oxidase subunit II, which produces MSKNRYPRLLGLVPLLGTLLLGGCNMTLLNPTGQVGLEQRNLIITATLLMLLVVVPVIVMTFLFAWKYRASNKNAVYTPKWSHSTKIEVAVWTIPVLIIIALGYITYKSTHSLDPYRPIESDVKPVTIEVVALDWKWLFIYPEQGIATVNKIVFPAHTPVNFRITSDAVMNSFFIPGLGGQIYAMAGMTTKLHLIADRNAEMDGISANYSGAGFTGMKFKAIATSQEDFDAWVSEVKKAPKQLEPAEYAALAKPSQNNPVELYSSVTPNLFQTIVDKYEGMKPGKPLKHEKKEKEVAATDMDSNSHSAAGAEE; this is translated from the coding sequence ATGAGTAAAAACAGGTACCCCAGATTACTAGGCCTAGTGCCGCTGCTCGGCACGTTGTTGCTGGGAGGCTGCAACATGACCTTGCTCAATCCAACGGGCCAGGTCGGCCTGGAACAGCGCAACCTGATCATCACCGCTACGCTGCTGATGCTGTTGGTTGTTGTGCCGGTCATCGTCATGACCTTCCTGTTCGCCTGGAAGTACCGCGCCTCGAACAAGAACGCCGTCTACACCCCGAAATGGTCGCACTCGACCAAGATCGAAGTGGCAGTCTGGACCATCCCGGTCCTGATCATCATTGCCCTGGGTTACATCACCTACAAGTCGACCCACTCGCTGGATCCGTATCGTCCGATCGAATCCGACGTCAAGCCGGTGACCATCGAAGTGGTCGCGCTGGACTGGAAGTGGCTGTTCATCTACCCGGAACAAGGCATCGCCACGGTCAACAAGATCGTGTTCCCGGCGCACACCCCGGTTAACTTCCGGATCACTTCGGACGCGGTGATGAACTCGTTCTTCATCCCGGGCCTGGGCGGCCAGATCTACGCGATGGCGGGCATGACCACCAAGCTGCACCTGATCGCTGACCGCAACGCTGAAATGGACGGTATCTCCGCCAACTACAGCGGCGCTGGTTTCACCGGTATGAAATTCAAAGCGATCGCAACTTCTCAGGAAGATTTCGACGCCTGGGTAAGTGAAGTCAAAAAGGCACCTAAACAGCTTGAACCAGCTGAATACGCAGCCCTTGCCAAGCCAAGCCAGAACAATCCAGTCGAGCTCTACTCCTCGGTCACGCCGAACCTGTTCCAGACCATCGTCGACAAGTACGAAGGCATGAAACCGGGCAAGCCGCTGAAGCACGAGAAGAAAGAGAAAGAAGTGGCGGCAACGGATATGGACTCGAATTCGCATTCAGCTGCCGGGGCAGAGGAGTAA